A stretch of Planococcus citri chromosome 5, ihPlaCitr1.1, whole genome shotgun sequence DNA encodes these proteins:
- the U2A gene encoding U2 small nuclear ribonucleoprotein A', producing MVKLTPDLIQQSMQYVNPCRDRELSLRGYRIPMIENLGATLDQFDTIDFSDNDIRKLDGFPFLKRLSSLILNNNAVVKIGENLEQHIPNLETLILTGNMMQELGDVDPLATLPNLKFLSLLQNPVAHLQHYRAYVVYKLPQLKVLDFKKIKLKEKKEATALFKSKKGKELQKSIVKKSKFTPGENLSEFRKPSAHRAEEIKKIREAVANVSSLEEAERLQQMLQSGKLPEKETNGMEVDEYEEKEEEDDVE from the exons ATGGTAAAGTTGACGCCAGACTTGATACAGCAGTCTATGCAGTATGTCAACCCTTGTCGAGATAGAGAACTAAGTTTGAGAG GTTACAGAATCCCCATGATCGAGAATCTGGGAGCAACGTTAGACCAATTCGATACGATTGACTTCTCGGACAACGATATTCGAAAATTAGATGGGTTTCCTTTCTTGAAACGTTTAAGTTCTTTAATACTTAATAATAATGCTGTCGT AAAAATAGGTGAAAATCTCGAACAGCATATTCCCAATTTGGAAACACTAATACTAACTGGAAATATGATGCAAGAATTAGGTGATGTTGATCCTCTAGCCACTTTACCGAATTTAAAATTCCTAAGTTTATTGCAAAATCCTGTAGCTCATTTACAACACTATCGTGCCTATGTTGTGTACAAACTTCCTCAGCTAAAAGTGTTAGATTTCAAGAAGATTAAACTGAAA GAAAAGAAAGAAGCTACAGCGCTGTTCAAGAGCAAAAAAGGAAAGGAATTGCAGAAGAGTATtgttaaaaaatccaaattcactCCCGGTGAAAATCTATCCGAGTTCAGAAAACCATCTG ctcataGAGCAGAAGAGATCAAGAAAATTAGGGAAGCTGTTGCGAATGTTTCATCTTTAGAAGAAGCAGAACGATTACAGCAGATGTTGCAGTCCGGCAAATTACCAGAAAAGG AAACCAACGGAATGGAAGTCGACGAAtacgaagaaaaagaagaagaagatgatgttgaataa
- the und gene encoding methionine aminopeptidase 2, giving the protein MASAANEMIVNAVNPEDDKDDGEENDDNDPSETCGTTKKKKKRRNRNKKAAATEPETDNQQAEHNSEEALEVHMNGVSLEDSAENSEKTGKKKKKKPKKKTDSNDQTPKGKQQTNPPSIPISELFPNGVYPVGQETDHPALPDGRIAQNRVTLEEKKAIETAHFDWYNDARQAAEAHRQVRKHIQSWVKPGMTMIEICEELERCSRALINENGLKAGLAFPTGCSRNNCAAHYTPNNGDTTVLQYDDVTKIDFGTHINGRIIDCAFTLTFNPKYDKLVEAVRDATNTGIKAAGIDVLLCEVGEAVQEVMESYEVELDGKTYPVKSIRNLNGHSVDAYRIHAGKTVPIVKGGEAIRMEENEFYAIETFGSTGRGYVHDDMDTSHYMKQYDTPFVPLRLPNSKKLLSTINNHFGTLAFCKRWLDRLEVTKYQMALKDLCEKRIIEAYPPLCDIKGSYTAQFEHTIVLRPTCKEVISRGDDY; this is encoded by the exons ATGGCTTCAGCTGCAAATGAAATGATAGTCAACGCCGTCAATCCTGAAGACGATAAGGACGACGGTGAagaaaatgatgataatgatcCATCAGAAACATGTGGAACcactaaaaagaaaaagaaaagaagaaatcgaaataaaaaag CTGCAGCGACTGAACCAGAGACCGACAATCAGCAAGCAGAGCATAATTCCGAAGAAGCGTTAGAAGTTCATATGAATGGCGTCTCTTTGGAAGACTCTGCCGAAAATAGTGAAAAGACTggcaagaagaagaagaagaagcccAAGAAAAAGACCGATTCCAACGATCAAACACCCAAAGGAAAGCAACAAACCAACCCTCCTTCTATACCGATATCAGAACTCTTTCCAAATG GAGTATATCCTGTTGGCCAAGAAACCGATCATCCTGCCTTACCCGATGGTAGAATAGCACAAAATCGTGTTACTCTAGAAGAGAAGAAAGCAATTGAAACTGCGCATTTTGATTGGTATAATGACGCGAGGCAAGCCGCAGAAGCTCATAGACAA GTTCGAAAACACATTCAAAGCTGGGTTAAACCCGGTATGACAATGATAGAAATATGTGAAGAATTGGAAAGATGTTCGAGAGCtttaattaatgaaaatggTCTGAAAGCCGGATTAGCTTTTCCCACTGGTTGTTCTAGAAATAATTGCGCTGCTCATTATACTCCGAATAATGGAGATACTACCGTTTTACAGTATGATGATGttactaaaattgattttggtaCTCACATTAATG GTCGTATTATTGATTGTGCGTTTACGTTAACATTCAATCCGAAGTATGATAAATTAGTAGAAGCTGTCAGAGATGCAACCAATACCGGTATTAAA GCTGCAGGAATCGACGTTCTTTTATGCGAAGTCGGCGAAGCTGTTCAAGAAGTGATGGAATCTTACGAAGTTGAACTCGACGGTAAAACATACCCAGTCAAATCAATCAGAAACTTGAACGGTCACTCCGTGGACGCATACAGAATCCATGCCGGTAAAACAGTACCCATAGTCAAGGGAGGCGAAGCAATTCGAATGGAAGAGAACGAATTCTACGCCATCGAAACATTCGGTTCTACAGGTCGTGGTTATGTTCACGACGACATGGATACATCTCATTACATGAAGCAGTACGACACTCCCTTCGTCCCTTTAAGACTACCTAATTCGAAGAAATTACTTTCTACTATCAATAATCATTTTGGAACGTTGGCGTTTTGTAAACGATGGCTTGATCGTTTAGAAGTTACCAAGTATCAAATGGCTTTAAAAGATTTATGTGAGAAACGGATAATTGAAGCGTACCCTCCTTTATGCGATATCAAAGGTTCATATACCGCTCAATTTGAGCACACTATTGTATTACGTCCTACCTGTAAAGAAGTTATTAGTCGTGGTGACGATTATTAA
- the brun gene encoding protein brunelleschi, with translation MRSSVSVILSSPTPDPNMSRPDFDQTIHDHAAILILVRHLGEELSTKYFNQIFDRIVKLSYVKVKENNGNERTIWARYVKEYPVGNNDWGDFQTHRRLLGLITLGKSKTEVEFNEICRVHESLKVKYQSTLYDSRCIIFNANTDETLQITPPSNFRSQAIYYASETDPNVELENQVTEFLSSLFWILESKRMERSREKIEKASLLLAPFEKKDIVGLDMKSHTNRKRCAGRLTKHLGDLSLQAGLVNEALTFYHSAIDTLRSSQDWLWIGSCAEGLCAASALFLFPRLENTSPLHRNASLQERNVRQRPASASQSSPEKILKMQLAIPRNVLTTDEIYKNYREAIVHYSKYQNAGVIETEASFKGARIAVKCNAALQAHHFLQNIIYINLTLNEDERIQRWMTMSKLYTNIGFQRKAAFYRRLTATRYVSAKNPQTNWEQCYQLMLQSLPGYNLSLDPDEYAADDSTGWPRLQRQVLHDLVVAAKRLSNNGLATRHMTFLLQTMWYHMTPNERLDGALQLKNLADLCEGSPVPLILDNGFVIPPANLLNVPQPLNFVVQNLKPHLRPHKLQKVKEDYGPFLFTPLNLGSLDRKKVKNDNKLEYLWVAEEVCEVILEISNPLPIDLDVTNILLLASGVVFESIPVSVVLPGGISNQSVILTGIPKESGELEIRGYSTHTLGVKSNCRLRYIPNIPQTLFSLEVIPSLPTLQLSASSDAAGIEQTSTATIILYAGEKSDCNIQFKNTGAIPIEFLEVNVESLLEPNLQKQIFQWNDQELQEQLPLAPGATVSLPLHLYGAANFLAHLSTLQETGSLKSSMLSGPSSFPSLSSPKPNSYDKNMLSASTFSFRSMGSSMNSYSSQFKNIQDTNSKVLECHVKVRYSGGPGCKAGYCRTCSIVLYVEIVNSILITNWDVLPAETSSQFYLVLDVMNLTNREVELNYTPSKLIQIEEGETCRIPIPIDRCPISAFEQIFKNNGGSKDDLEMNKLCSDHIASQVDLHWKFSSPNREGYAKVNGLTLSTNMLDIVRISPINWEISLNKNVIKNSESATHPVGEILQLGIWVHNSLSWPLVDIMLQLYFFQDYQNGTINQQLSACLATIGATEVNLPKIVENGSIYHECNVVFFNPGHFKLNVQCCSLDKYTWKLIPPVEINVVDV, from the exons ATGAGATCTTCTGTCAGTGTAATTTTATCTAGTCCCACTCCCGATCCGAATATGTCACGTCCGGATTTCGATCAAACAATTCACGATCATGCTGCCATTCTTATACTAGTGCGACATTTAG GAGAAGAATTATCTACTAAGTATTTCAATCAGATTTTTGACCGGATCGTTAAACTTTCATACGTAAAAGTGAAGGAAAATAATGGCAACGAGAGAACTATTTGGGCTCGTTACGTTAAGGAGTATCCGGTCGGTAATAACGACTGGGGTGATTTCCAAACACATCGAAGATTACTTGGATTAATTACTCTTG GTAAAAGTAAAACAGAGGTCGAATTCAACGAAATATGTCGCGTTCACGAATCACTAAAAGTCAAATATCAATCCACGTTATACGATTCTCGATGTATAATATTCAACGCGAATACCGACGAAACATTGCAGATCACCCCTCCTTCAAATTTCCGTTCTCAAGCTATTTATTACGCATCCGAAACAGATCCTAACGTTGAACTAGAAAACCAAGTGACtgaatttttatcatctttgtTCTGGATTTTGGAATCAAAAAGAATGGAAAGAAGTCGAGAAAAG ATTGAAAAAGCGTCTTTACTATTGGCACCGTTTGAGAAAAAAGATATCGTAGGACTGGATATGAAATCACACACTAATCGCAAACGTTGCGCAGGACGTTTAACTAAGCACCTGGGAGATCTCTCGTTGCAAGCTGGTTTAGTCAACGAAGCGTTGACATTTTATCATTCGGCCATTGATACGTTAAGATCATCTCAAGATTGGCTCTGGATTGGAA GTTGTGCTGAAGGATTATGTGCTGCATCAGCATTATTTCTGTTTCCGAGATTGGAAAATACTTCGCCCCTTCATAGAAATGCTTCCTTACAGGAAAGAAACGTTCGTCAAAG GCCGGCTTCAGCGAGTCAAAGTTCACCTGAGAAGATATTGAAAATGCAACTCGCCATTCCTCGTAACGTGCTAACTACCGACgagatttataaaaattatcgcGAAGCTATTGTCCATTATAGCAAG TATCAGAATGCCGGCGTAATTGAGACTGAAGCGAGCTTCAAAGGGGCTCGTATCGCTGTCAAATGTAATGCTGCGTTACAAGCTCATCATTTTTTACAGAATATTATCTATATTAATTTAACGCTGAACGAAGACGAAAGG ATACAAAGATGGATGACTATGTCGAAATTATACACGAACATTGGATTCCAAAGAAAAGCTGCGTTTTATCGTCGACTTACTGCTACTCGTTACGTATCAGCTAAAAACCCTCAAACTAATTGGGAACAATGTTATCAGCTCATGTTGCAGTCATTACCAGGGTATAATTTAAGTCTAGATCCCGATGAATATGCAGCTG aTGATTCCACCGGTTGGCCTAGACTTCAGAGACAAGTTTTACACGATTTAGTAGTCGCTGCTAAAAGACTTAGTAATAATGGTTTAGCAACTCGTCATATGACATTTTTGTTACAAACCATGTGGTATCATATGACGCCCAATGAGCGACTAGATGGAGCCttgcagttgaaaaatttggccGATCTTTGCGAAGGTTCTCCGGTGCCTCTTATATTGGACAATGGTTTCGTAATACCACCGGCTAATCTGTTGAATGTGCCTCAGCCTTT GAATTTTGttgtacaaaatttgaaacctcATTTGAGACCACATAAGTTACAAAAAGTAAAAGAAGATTACGGGCCATTTCTATTCACTCCTTTGAATCTTGGATCATTAGATCGAAAGAAAGTGAAAAACGATAATAAATTAg AATATCTTTGGGTGGCAGAGGAAGTTTGCGAGGTGATTCTAGAGATCAGTAATCCTCTTCCGATTGACTTGGATGTTACGAATATc tTACTCTTGGCGTCTGGAGTTGTATTTGAAAGTATTCCTGTGAGTGTAGTTTTACCTGGAGGTATTTCGAATCAGAGTGTCATATTAACTGGTATTCCGAAAGAATCTGGTGAATTGGAAATAAGAG GTTATTCAACTCATACCTTGGGAGTGAAATCGAACTGCAGATTACGTTATATACCGAATATACCTCAGACATTATTTTCTTTAGAAGTTATTCCATCATTACCAACGTTGCAG TTATCAGCTTCTTCGGATGCTGCAGGAATCGAACAAACTTCCACTGCAACAATTATTTTGTATGCTGGAGAAAA atCGGATTGTAACATACAGTTTAAAAACACCGGAGCAATTCCAATAGAATTTTTAGAAGTGAACGTCGAATCTTTATTAGAGCCTAAtctacaaaaacaaattttccaatggAACGATCAAGAGCTTCAAGAACAACTACCTCTGGCACCTGGTGCTACTGTTAGTCTTCCTTTGCATTTATATGGAGCTGCCAATTTCCTCGCTCATTTATCTACCTTACAAG AAACTGGCAGTTTGAAAAGCAGTATGTTATCGGGGCCTAGTTCATTTCCATCGTTGTCCAGTCCTAAACCTAATTCTTATGATAAAAATATGCTCTCTGCTTCAACGTTTTCATTCAG GTCAATGGGCAGTAGTATGAATTCATATTCTTCGCAATTTAAGAATATTCAAGACACTAATTCGAAA gtGCTTGAATGCCATGTAAAAGTACGTTATTCCGGTGGTCCTGGATGTAAAGCTGGGTATTGTCGGACGTGTTCAATAGTACTTTATGTTGAAATTGTGAACTCTATACTGATCACTAATTGGGATGTGTTACCAGCTGAAAC gagtTCTCAATTCTATCTTGTATTAGATGTAATGAATTTAACCAATCGGGAAGTAGAATTGAACTACACaccttcaaaattaattcaaatcgAAGAAGGTGAAACGTGTAGGATACCTATACCCATCGATCGGTGCCCTATTTCAGCATTCGAACAA ATATTCAAGAATAACGGTGGATCTAAAGATGATCTCGAGATGAACAAATTATGTAGCGATCATATCGCTTCTCAGGTAGACTTACACTGGAAATTCAGCAGTCCAAATCGCGAAGGATATGCGAAAGTGAACGGTTTAACTTTATCAACCAATATGTTAGATATCGTCAGGATATCGCCCATTAATTGGG aaatatCGCTCAATAAGaatgttattaaaaattcagaatcggCGACGCATCCAGTCGGTGAAATATTACAGCTGGGTATTTGGGTACATAATTCTCTTTCGTGGCCATTAGTTGATATCATGTTGCAGTtgtattttttccaagattaccaaaatggaactaTTAATCAACAGCTAAGCGCTTGTTTGGCCACCATAGGAGCTACCGAagttaatttaccaaaa attgtTGAAAATGGTAGCATCTATCACGAATGTAATGTGGTGTTTTTCAATCCGGGCCATTTTAAGCTGAATGTTCAGTGTTGTTCTTTAGACAAATATACGTGGAAACTGATTCCGCCCGTTGAAATCAACGTCGTCGACGTTTAA
- the LOC135847347 gene encoding uncharacterized protein LOC135847347 → MIVLYVVLCFSIRAYRATPLYLEIHHRDPLTGDILSTTEMEIENDINHDEKDIQPQIHSSSEEEINPVALEYYYGCSMPLPPPIERSNFDKEVESIPISSAVIENSNTSYNVREPNSATDSVVDTTIGGVNGLVLQLMSLGFRAFNRFV, encoded by the exons ATGATCGTACTGTACGTCGTCCTATGTTTTAGTATACGA GCCTATCGAGCTACCCCTTTGTACCTGGAAATTCATCATCGAGATCCACTAACTGGGGATATCCTAAGCACTACTGAGATGGAAATCGAAAATGATATAAATCACGACGAGAAAGATATCCAGCCACAAATTCATAGTTCGTCAGAAGAAGAAATAAATCCGGTAGCGTTAGAATACTATTACGGTTGTTCGATGCCTCTTCCACCACCAATAgaaagatcaaattttgataaagaagTCGAATCTATACCTATTTCATCTGCTGTGATAGAAAACTCGAATACGAGTTATAACGTAAGAGAACCAAATTCAGCAACGGATTCAGTAGTGGATACGACTATAGGAGGAGTGAACGGATTAGTTTTACAATTAATGAGTTTAGGATTTCGTGCATTTAATAGATTCGTTTAA
- the BORCS5 gene encoding BLOC-1-related complex subunit 5, translating into MGSEQSSQQGKAVRAGLRRGKSVPEYRADEPLPDEDENEETGNISPEPSVCSDSDLPYISYTVNRPIGDSPKKKPPARRLSRGKSLASATSSRKAKKKPQVPMSSSGHNIVVVKEAAAQPTKSNDPELITLQRIPQFLPIMRATLSAPAARDPEVLERLDSTPLCNLCHLYQNALNKCATEVSSEQDKLTKQIIRVDKKSSQIMSTFTERQKAYAKYADKFGKINDVVKQVEKCNATLKETIKKIQQANDALPDDLKLEPFAWTTG; encoded by the exons ATGGGCTCTGAGCAAAGCAGCCAGCAAGGTAAAGCCGTTCGCGCGGGTCTAAGACGAGGTAAATCAGTCCCAGAGTACAGAGCTGACGAACCTTTACCTGATGAAGATGAAAACGAAGAAACTGGTAATATTTCTCCAGAACCAAGTGTATGCAGTGATTCCGATCTTCCATACATATCGTATACTGTAAATCGACCAATTGGAG ATTCCCCGAAAAAGAAACCTCCTGCTCGAAGATTATCAAGGGGTAAATCATTGGCTAGTGCAACTTCCTCGAGAAAAGCTAAGAAAAAACCTCAAGTACCAATGTCTTCTTCGGGTCACAATATTGTTGTGGTGAAAGAAGCTGCTGCACAGCCTACCAAATCAAATGATCCCGAGCTTATTACGTTGCAA AGAATAccgcaatttttgccaattatGAGAGCTACGTTGAGTGCTCCTGCTGCTAGAGATCCCGAAGTATTGGAGCGTCTCGATTCAACTCCTTTGTGTAATCTTTGTCATTTATATCAAAACGCTTTGAATAAGTGTGCTACCGAAGTGTCTTCCGAACAAGATAAATTAACCAAGCAAATAATTCGA GTGGATAAAAAATCATCCCAGATCATGTCAACGTTCACCGAACGTCAGAAAGCGTACGCAAAATACGCtgataaatttggtaaaatcaaCGACGTCGTTAAACAAGTAGAAAAATGCAACGCTACGTTGAAagaaaccattaaaaaaatccagCAAGCAAACGACGCATTACCAGATGACCTGAAACTAGAGCCATTCGCTTGGACGACCGGTTGA
- the LOC135847344 gene encoding chymotrypsin-like elastase family member 2A, protein MLRYAHNLLSANRFVFLIFSAYFIVDVVRCFHLAPHFNQDCGVTNGVAARQPRVLNSPFYDDISNEFEERSEPINSTKYNQVPRLINGKETQPGAWPWQVSLQLLHPKFGLIKHWCGGVLILPSWILTAAHCIHNDLFSLQLAALWTAVLGEWDRDLDENTEIRIPIENIFVHEHFNNFQHDIALLKLSRATGRYDKGIGTVCLPSGGELSAPSICIATGWGKTSPKGQLSSTLRQIRVPLHNNTVCKAKYGSTIPIQSSHLCGGKLDGKFGACIGDSGGPLQCTLKDGRWFLAGITSFGSGCAKPGYPDVYTKLSFYMPWIKNQIDKYSRTNL, encoded by the exons ATGCTACGGTACGCGCATAATTTACTATCggcgaatcgattcgtttttttgattttttcagcgtATTTTATCGTCGATGTGGTTCGGTGTTTTCATCTGGCTCCGCATTTTAATCAAg ATTGCGGTGTGACTAATGGAGTGGCGGCTAGACAGCCCAGAGTTTTGAATAGTCCATTCTACGATGATATAAGTAACGAGTTCGAAGAACGATCTGAGCCTATAAATAGCACCAAATATAATCAGGTGCCTAGGCTGATCAATGGCAAAGAGACACAACCTGGAGCTTGGCCATGGCAG gTATCCTTACAACTACTGCATCCAAAATTCGGTCTCATAAAACACTGGTGCGGTGGCGTACTAATTCTACCTTCCTGGATCCTGACAGCTGCTCATTGTATTCATAA CGATTTATTTAGTTTACAACTGGCTGCCTTGTGGACTGCAGTGCTCGGTGAATGGGATCGAGACCTCGATGAAAATACCGAAATTCGTATCCCCATTGAGAATATATTCGTACACgaacatttcaataattttcaacacgATATAG CATTATTGAAGTTGTCACGAGCCACAGGCCGTTACGATAAAGGCATCGGTACGGTTTGTTTGCCTTCCGGAGGTGAGCTGAGTGCGCCCAGTATATGTATCGCCACAGGTTGGGGTAAAACTAGTCCTAAAGGGCAGCTCTCTAGTACATTGAGACAGATCAGAGTACCTCTGCATAATAACACAGTCTGTAAAGCGAAATACGGATCCACTATACCGATCCAATCTAGTCACTTGTGCGGCGGGAAACTGGATGGCAAATTTGGAGCTTGCATC GGTGATTCTGGAGGACCTCTTCAATGTACTTTAAAAGATGGTCGATGGTTTCTAGCCGGCATAACGTCGTTTGGTTCTGGTTGCGCGAAACCAGGATATCCGGACGTGTATACTAAACTTTCATTTTATATGCCATGGATCAAGAATCAAATTGATAaatattcacgaacgaatttgtaa